The proteins below come from a single Jaculus jaculus isolate mJacJac1 chromosome X, mJacJac1.mat.Y.cur, whole genome shotgun sequence genomic window:
- the LOC101610737 gene encoding ribosomal biogenesis factor-like isoform X2, with protein sequence MAKNKLRGQKSRNVFHIASQKNFKAKNKAKTVTSNLKKINILIPPKNHENESANVDEAARLMAQL encoded by the exons ATGGCCAAGAACAAATTGAGAGGGCAGAAGTCCAGAAATGTATTTCACATAGCCAGTCAAAAAAACTTCAAggctaaaaacaaagcaaaaacagttACCTCTAATCTCAAGAAGATAAACATT CTGATTCCTCCAAAGAACCATGAAAATGAATCAGCTAATGTTGACGAAGCTGCCAGATTAATGGCACAGCTATAA
- the LOC101610737 gene encoding ribosomal biogenesis factor-like isoform X1 has protein sequence MAKNKLRGQKSRNVFHIASQKNFKAKNKAKTVTSNLKKINIVNEEKINRMNTAFVDIQKELANFSKGLSLEPLQKELIPPKNHENESANVDEAARLMAQL, from the coding sequence ATGGCCAAGAACAAATTGAGAGGGCAGAAGTCCAGAAATGTATTTCACATAGCCAGTCAAAAAAACTTCAAggctaaaaacaaagcaaaaacagttACCTCTAATCTCAAGAAGATAAACATTGTGAATGAGGAGAAAATTAACAGAATGAATACAGCTTTTGTAGACATTCAGAAGGAACTTGCAAACTTCTCAAAAGGCCTTTCTCTTGAACCTCTGCAGAAAGAGCTGATTCCTCCAAAGAACCATGAAAATGAATCAGCTAATGTTGACGAAGCTGCCAGATTAATGGCACAGCTATAA